AAAAAACCGGACAAATACTCTGGTTTTTGGAAAAAAATCGGTGAATGGTATGGAGAAAAGTAAGATAAAGTTCTTTGTTTATAAAATATTATGGACGTTATAAAACGGGCAAAGGGGGTTCTCTCCTTGCCCGCCATTTGATGCGCCCGTCATGGGCTGTTCTGACCGGCTGATGGCCAATATAGCCGATAAGTAGGCGACAAACAAATACTGAAACGGACCAGGAAATATTTGCAATCCGGTTTCATAGGTGAGAGGACGGGGGTTAGTCCTCTCTGCCCGTTTGGCGGACAGTACAGCAACTTTGCCGCTTACCCTCTAATTTGTCTGTATATCTCATCCATCACACGCAAATTCTCCAACGTGTCCTGTAGAGTATAACTCAGTGTGGTCCCGTTGAGGATGCAGGCTGAAAAATGGGTGACCTGGTTTAAATATTGGTCGTCTTCCACCACAAGAGTTTGCTCCTCATCAGCCTTGTAAACATGGATGATGCCCTTGTGCCCGTTTTTATCAGGCGGGTAAGCATAGGGCACCTCGATTCTCCCTTTGGTTCCCACAATCTCGTAGCTTTGCCGGTTGGTAATGGTAAAGCTGCAATCCACCATGCCGATGATTCCGCCGGGGTAGCGAAGCAGTGCCGTGGTGGTTAGATCGACGCCAGTTTCATATAAAACGGCTTGGGCGGATACTTGTTCCGGCTGGCCCAAAAAGTAATGCAAGGTGTTTACCCCATAACAACCTATATCGTACAGGGCGCCTTCGCCCAGCTCTTTTTTGAGGCGGATATTGTTTTGATCCGCGAGCGGAAAGGAGAAACTGGCCCGAATGAGGCGGACTACCTTCAAATCTTTCGGCACCCATGAAATAGGGGCACGCTTTTACCCTTTAACCGACCCGGCCAATAAGCCCCGGACAAAATATTTACCAACCAGAATGTAGACCAGCAAAGTGGGTAAGGCGGCAATCAGGGCACCCGCCATTTGCACGTTCCAATGGACAATCTGGCTGCCGGACAGATTTTGCAAGGCGACCATGATCGGCTGGGAACCGGAGCTGGTGATGCTGACGGCAAACAGAAATTCGTTCCAGATGTTGGTGAATTGCCAGATGCAAACCACCACAAACCCGGAAACTGAGAGGGGCAGCATGATATGGCGGTAAATACCCAGAAAATCTGCACCGTCAATTTTGGCTGCTTCAATCAGTTCGGTTGGAATGGCCGCATAGAAGTTACGGAAAATCAGGGTTGTGATGGGAATGCCGTACACCACATGGACCAGGATCAAGCCGCCGATCGAGTTGTACAAACCAATTTGGCGCAGGAACTCAATGAGCGGGATCAAAATGCTTTGGTAGGGAATGAACATGCCAAATAACAAAAAGGTAAACACCCACTCCGAACCTTTAAAGCGCCACTTATACGATTCAAAAGAGATAGAGGTGGGCAGCTGCCACATGCGGTCCAAGGAAACTTCGTCGATGGGTTTTAAACTGGTGATGACCATGACATAGACAGGCATCAGAAATACTGCAGCCATGGCGATCAGAAACAAGTAGAGCGAAAGACGGCTGAGACGAATGGTTGGCATCCTCGTCTGTGACAAAGTTGGCTCCCGGACCTGTCATGGCATAAATCAAATCAAAGATTTTCAGGGAGATATGGGCCATAATGACAACAATGCTGACGGTAATGGGCATCAGCATGGGAAAAATGATTTTGCGGTAGATTTGAAATTCTGTTGCCCCATCTACACGGGCCGCTTCCCGTAATTCGTCCGGTATGGCCCGCAAACCGGCCAAGTACATGGCCAGGGCAAATCCGGTCATTTGCCAGACAGCCGCAATGACAACAGCAATCATGGCGACTGGAAGGCCAAATTCTATTTGACCCAGAGGAAAACTAAAGGCAATCTTTGTATCGGTGTACCATTTGGGGAGGTTTTCTAATCCCAACTTCGCTAAGATCAGGTTCACACCGGTACTGGGATTAAGCAGCCACTGCCAGACGACCCCTGTGACGACGAAGGACAGGGCCATGGGAAACATAAAAATATTACGGAATAAGGACTCTTGCCTGATATTTTGGTCAATCAACACAGCCAGGAGAAAACCTAATCCGAGCGTGCCCAGAATAAAGAACAGGGTAAAGAAGAGCGTATTTCGCAAATCCGATTGAAAGCGGTAATCATTAAACAGTGAGATATAATTTTGCAAACCGGCAAAAGACAAGTCTTTGACGATGCTGTTCCAGTTGGTCAACGACACATAACCAGTCCAGCCGATAAACCCGTAAACAAAGATGCCGATGGCCACCACAGAGGGCAGGATAAACAAAACAGGCATGATTTTTTCCCGGTTAATCCTGCTTTTTTTGATCGCGGATACCACTTGGCGCTGACTGTTTACAGATAGATTGCTGCCTTGCATCACCTATTCCCCCGTGTATATCTAAAGTTTCGCACACCAAAATGTGCATCAAATGAAATGAAGAAAAAAGGTGGTAGGTTGCACTACCACCTGCAACGGATGTCTTACTGGCCGATATGTTCATCCTGTGCTGCTTGGACTGATTGGATAAACTGGTCCACATTGCGGGAGGAGACAAAAATGTTAACGGCTTGGTTGAACTGCTGCACAAATCCTTCTGGAGCAGCTGAACCATGGGCCAGGCTTGGCGTTAATACACTTTCTTTAAATTCTTCAATCGTTTGTTGACCGTAGGCGTTATACTTGGATACATCGGCGTCCACGCGGGCTGGGATTGATCCTTTACGTGTATTGAAAGCGTCTTGTCCTTCAACGGATCCGAGGACTCTGAGAAAATCTTTGACGACTTCCGGATCTTCTACCCCTTTAGGCAGTCCAAACGTATCGGTGACAACCATGAACAGGCCCTCTGTACCCGGGGAGGCCACCCAGCCAAAATCTTTTTTCGGTTCAAGGTTAAGATCAGTGGCAAAGTAACCGGCTGCCCAGTCGACCATGATGTTCATGGCCGCATCCCCGTTAGCGACCATTTGAGCCGCATCTTGCCAGTTGCGGGCTGCATGATCCTCGTTGATGTAGTCCAGCATGCGGCTGAACGTCTCCATGACTTCTTTAAATTCAGGGCTGTCAAAACACATTGCTGCGGTGAATGTTCACCGGGACAGAATAGATATTGCCGTCTTTGGAGACCATGTCGATGAGATCTTGTGGATATTTGTCATACCAGCCCTCTTCTTCGTACAAGTCATTAAGGGGCTCCATTTTGCCGGCCGCTACCCATCCTTCGTTCAGCTCAGCCCCGCCATGGACTTGGAAAGTTCCCGGAGGGTCATCCCCTTGCATGCGGCTGGCCAATACGGCTTTGGCGTTGGTTCCCGCACCACCGGCTACCGCGGCATTAATGACTTCTACGTCGGGATGTTTTTCCTCGAACAGCTCAATCAGAGCCAACAAGCCCGCTTCTTCACCGGCACCTGTCCACCAGCTGAAAATTTCAAGTTGTTTTTTCCCTTCAGCGGCAGGTGTTTCACTTGAAGGTGCTTCAGCTTCATTTTCACTTCCTGCTTCACCGGTGTCCGTTTCTGTGTCTGATCCGCAAGCAGCCAAGAAAAGTCCCAGACACAATAACAATGCGGATAAAATGGCCAAATGTTTGAATTTCACTTGTGTTCCCCCTTTTTTGATTTGTAATCGTTTTCACTCTTTATTTAAGCACGTACAGCAACCTGGTTAGGGGATAAAAGCTGTTGCTTTTTGTTTTTTACTGGAGTTTATTGAGTCATGCAGATTTTCGTTAAAGTGTTCTTGGGAAAATAGCATATTATTGCCATGCAGTAGCACAATTTTGTTTTCTGTTAACTCGATGAAGCTATATTTCCTGCTTTTGAGCGCAAACGCATATGAGTTTGATTAATGTAAAGAGCCGATCAAGCGGCTTAAGGAATCGGGGCGGAAAATGGCGAAAGAAATGTACAACTGCCGCGGTTCGGTGGCGCATCACAATACGGATATTTGGGCGGACAGCGCGCCGCAAGATTCCGTCATGACATCGACTTACTGGCCCCTGGGGTTGGCCTGGCTCGCGCTCCATCTGTGGGATCATTATGAATTTTCCAAAGACCGGTCCTTTTTGCAGGAACATTATGATATTCTTAAAGAAGCATCCCTGTTTATGCTGGATTTTCTCGTGGAAAGTCCGGAAGGAGAACTCGTCACCTGTCCGTCCCTGTCTGCGGAAAATACGTATATTTTACCTGACGGGAAGGTGGCTTCGCTTACATACGGTCCGACGATGGATAACCAGATCATCCGGGCACTGTTTACAGCTTGTGAGAAAGCCGCTGAAATTCTGGACATCGACGAAGATTTCCGCCGTCAGCTGAAAGAAGCGGCTGAACGCTTGCCCGAAACGAAGATCGGAAAATACGGCCAGATCATGGAATGGATTCGCGACTATGAAGAGGCCGACCCCGGGCACCGTCACATTTCACACCTGTTCGGACTTCATCCAGGTAATGAAATCTCGGTTTTTCACACACCTGAATTGGCCGAAGCTGCCCGCGTCACTCTGGAGCGCCGGTTGAAACACGGTGGTGGACATACCGGCTGGAGCTGCGCCTGGATCATCAACATGTATGCCCGGCTTTTGGATGGCGAAAAGGCAGGCGAATATTTGCATGTCCTGCTCGCTCAATCGACATTGCCCAATCTGTTTGATGACCATCCGCCTTTCCAGATAGACGGCAACTTTGGCGGTACGGCCGGAATCGCGGAGATGCTGTTGCAAAGCCATGAAGGTTCTTTGCATTTGCTGCCTGCGTTGCCGCGTTCTTGGGCGGGCGGATCGGTCCAGGGCTTGCGCGGACGCGGAGGGTATACGCTCGACATCACCTGGGAAGAGGGCCGCTTGAAACAGGCTGTAATTGTACCGGATCACGATGGGGTGTGCCACGTCAGAACCCGTATGCCTGTGCGGGTAACCGTGGATGATCAGGATGTTACGATTACGGAATCTTCCGCAGGTGTCATTGAGTTTCAAGTGGAGTCGAACAAGAAGTATATCCTTTATGGAGTGAGATGACATGCTTGATTACCTGAAAATGCGAACGGCAGGCAAAACTTCGTTCAAAGTCAACGTGTCCGGGCTAGGCACCGACCATGTGAACATTGCGCACATTCACGATCCGGATGACTACGGAAATGAACAGCAGTAACATCTGTTTTTCCCTCCTCAAGTATGTGTTTTTTCATGTGGCAAACCTGGCGATAGCTTAAATTCAACAGTTCAGCAGCTTCACTCCCTGTTATGAGAACATCAATCCACCGACTAACGACCTTGTAACGCATCAGTTCTATTTTGTTCATTGTGATTTATTAGTTACTGAAGAATCGGACAATTTGTGTTACAATTGAACCTGTCTGAGTAATAAAGGGGAGGTTCTTAATAAGAATGCCAGTTCCCACTGAACGAAATCTAGTTTATGAATGTTTAGATCAAATGTTTAAAGAGAGATATCTCTACGGTGATAAGAAGAATATGGGGTGTATATGTTTTTTCAACAGCCTTAAGATCATTTGGCATCCATTCTGGCGCAAAGCCTATAATATTTCTAATCAACTTCAATTTAAGGATGATTTGAGACAGAAATACAGTCCAGAAACACTGTCTGCCTTCCATAAACAATTAGAACGTGAACTCGATTTTATTGATAAAACAGATCGTTTATACATAATTTCTGTACTAGTGGGATTTGTGGGCGTGATCATTTCCGTGATTTTAGAAATTTCAGGTTGGGCGAATCAAGTTTTTATACAGAGAACATTAATGTTTGAACCAGAACAATTTGATACAAGAACAGATTACTTTTCTATTGTAGAACATTTCTTCTCGGTCATTGTAGAACTTATTCTCGATCTAAAATGGGGAATTTTATTATTTTTGATTACAGCCATTGGTATAGTAGTTTATTTCTTTATCCGATACCTCAACAAACGTTTTAAGGTTCTCTATTTTTTAAGTGTTTTGCAGTTAATAGTAGAGGAACAAGCCTTTCAGAAGTCTGCGGATCAAGGATAGTTAACAGAACAGTCATGTGGTTTCTTAATTTTTAGCATATCACACATTTCATACAACACTTCAGAGAGGATGGTTATTGTGGAAGGATTTGGACTGGTTTTGACGTTAATAGTGGCGGTATTATTTATTGTTATCGCAACGGCAAAATTGAAGATTCATCCTTTTTTAGCTTTGTTAATGGCAACTTTCGGTTTTGGCGTTTTTGCCGGCTTACCATTAAATGAGCTGGTTCAGGCAGTCACGGATGGGTTTGGCGGTTTGATGGGGTCCATCGGGATTGTGATCGTGACCGGAACTATAATTGGCACTATTTTAGAAAAGTCAGGGGCTGCATTTCGCATGGCGGAGGTCATTCTGCGCCTGATAGGTTCCAAACGGCCCCAATTAGCCATGTCCATGATCGGGGGTATAGTCAGTATACCGGTGTTTTGCGATTCTGGTTATGTCATTCTGTCCAGTTTGAAAAAGTCATTGGCCAAAAGAGCAAAAGTCGCTCTGGCTTCAATGGCCGTAGCCCTGGCAACGGGCCTGTATGCCACTCATACGCTAGTGCCGCCCACACCTGGCCCTGTAGCCGCAGCTGGCAATATAGGGGCTGAACATATCTTGGGCACCATCATGATCATTGGTTTGATCGTGGCCATTCCTGTCATTGTAGTCGGTTATCTGTGGGCAGTAAAAGTGGCCAGCAAAATTGAAATTAATCCTCAACATGATGAGTTAGATTATCATGAAATCATAAAGTCTTATGGGCCGCTTCCATCCACCACCAAAGCTTTTTTACCCATTGTGCTGCCCATTGTGCTGATTGCATTGGGGACAATAGTCAATTTCATGGGCTGGACTGGAACGGCAGCTGATGTTTTTCGTTTTGTAGGCAGCCCTGTGGTCGCTTTATTGATAGGTGTTTTGTCTTCTTTCATTTTGTTACCTTCCTGGACGGAAGAAACGATTAACGGTTGGGTAGGGGAGGCGATTAAACATGCCGCTCCCATTTTACTGATCACTGGTGCTGGTGGCGCTTTTGGTTCTGTTATACGGGCGACAGCCATAACGGATTTGATAGAGGGTTTAGCCACTGTCACTGCATGGGCTGGACCGTTGGTGTTGCTTATCCCATTTTTTATTGCGGCTGCGCTGAAAACAGCGCAGGGATCATCTACAGCGGCAATGGTGATTACATCGGCACTGGTTGCCCCATTATTGACCAGCTTCAATATAGTTGATCCTATTCCATTGGCCTTGGTGGTGATGGCCATTGGAGCCGGTGCGATGACGGTCAGTCATGTGAATGACAGTTATTTCTGGATTGTCAAGGAATTTAGCGGCATGACCGTGACGGATGCTTATAAAGCCCAAACCATGGCTACGCTGGTACAGGGTGTGACCGCTATTCTGGTGACTATGTTGTTGTGGTGGATATTGGTGTAAGCGGCATGCGGCGTTCTGCCGGATGGAGCTCTGCCAGATGTCGTTGATACTTTCCGGCATCATATTGGCTGGTTCGCGGTCAGCTATGAAGCATCTGATGAGACGGCCAAAATTTTTCGTTCCCCGAAACACTTGACAGCAGTTCGAATTGACGTTAAATTAAAATAACAATCACAATATGGGTCTCAGCCACCGGCCTGTCCTGTTCAGCCCACTGTTTCATGTGGGCCATCTTATTAGGGAGGAGAATGCGGATGAAATACCGTCGTTTGGGCCGTTCCGGACTGAAAGTGAGTGAGATCAGTCTGGGCAGCTGGTTGACGTATGGCAAGTCAGTGGACCAACAGATCGCTGTCCAAACCATCCAGCGGGCTTATGAATTGGGGGGTCAACTTTTTTGATTCCGCCAACGTGTATGAACGTGGTGAAGGAGAAAGGGTGATGGCCGAAGCGCTGAAGCCTTTTCCGCGGGAATCCTATACCGGCGGGGTCAGATCCCTGAGGACAGCCGGGCAGCCAAGGCAGAGGTCAACATGTTTATCGGCCAGTTTTTAACCGATGCGGTGTTGGTAAAAGTAGAACAGCTTCACCAAGTGGCACAGGAGCTGGACTTAAGTTTGTCCACTTTGGCCTTGGCCTGGGTGTTGCGTCAGGACAACGTGGCCAGTGCACTGGTTGGCGCCAGCCGTCCGGAGCAGATTGAAGCTAATGTGCAAGCTTCAGGCGTGAAATTGGAGGAGGACGTGTTGGCACAGATTGAGCAGATTTTAGATGGGGAATCCGTGTAACGGTTGTAAAGTGCTGCCATTTTTGATATGAGTTGTGCGGATGAGTATGTGCAGTGCCGGTTAGTAAAGAGCAAAGTCCATTCAGAACATATTGTTTGTAAAATAAACTAAGATTCTTAACCGGAGCGTGTTGCGCTTATGTCTACGAGCAAGGGGCGCGGGTTAAGCCTGTGGGCATTAACCTGGCCTATTTTTATTGAATTGCTCCTGTTTATGCTGGTCCAGTTCGCCGATATATTCATGCTCAGCTTCATCTCGGATGAAGCGGTGGCGGCGGTGGGCGTGGCCAATGACCTGATGGTGATCACTTTCATTCTGTTTAACTTTGTGGCCGTGGGCACCAGTGTGGTGGTGGCCCAGTATGTGGGTGCGGACCGCAAGGCGGAAGCCTCCCACATTGCGGCTAATGCCCTCCTGGTTAACCTGGTGTTTGGTCTGTTGGTGTCGCTGGTTTTGGTTCTTTTGCGGCAGCCGCTGTTGGGCTTGTTCAACCTGGAACCCCGTGTGCAGGCCTATGCCACCAGCTACATGCTGATTGTCGGCTCGGCACTGTTTGCCCAGGCCTTATTAGCCACTTTGGCTGCCGTGATCCGGGCCAACGGCTTTACCCGTGATGCCATGTTTGTTTCCCTGGGTATGAATGTGGTTAATGTCATCGGCAACTATCTGTTTATTTTTGGTGCGTTCGGCGTGCCGCAGCTGGGTGTGACAGGCGTGGCCTTATCCACTGCCGTCAGCCGGCTCTTGGGTGTGGCCGTGCTGTTTATCCTGCTGTACCGCCGCCTGGAAGTGCGGATTTTGTGGCAACATTACTGGCAGGTGAAGAAAGCCTATTTGGGCAAAATTTTGAGCATTGGTGCGCCTGCAGCCGGAGAACACATGGTTTATCAGCTGCAGCAGCTGGTGTTTACCTTCTTCATCTCCACCATGGGCACAGTGGCTTTAGCCACCAAGGTGTACACGTTTAACCTGATGATGTTTATTCTCCTGTTCAGCCTGGCTGTGGGGCAGGGCATGCAGATTTTGATCGGCCGGCTGGCCGGGGCGGGTCAAATGGAAGAAGCCTACCGCCGGGCCTTCCGGGGCTTGAAAGTGAGCATGGGCATCACAGCAGGGGTGTCGCTCTGCTTTGCCCTGTTCAGGGAAGAGCTGCTGGGGCTCTATACTGCAGATGAAACGATCATTGCCCTGGGAGGCACGCTGCTGTTGATCTGTCTGATTTTGGAACCGGGACGCACCTTTAACCTGGTGCTGATCAGCGCCTTAAGGGCCAGCGGCGATGCCCGCTTTCCGTTTAAAATGGCACTGATCTCCATGTGGGGGGTCAGCGTGCCCGTGGCTTACCTTTTGGGCATTCAGCTGGGCTGGGGACTGGTGGGCATTTGGATTGCCTATACCACGGATGAATGGTTGCGGGGTCTGGTGATGCTGGCCCGTTGGCGGAGCCGCAAATGGGAAGGCAAGGTGCTGGTTGAGCCCCAGGCTCACCAGCAGCAGGCTCTGTAGCGGTCGGCTGTGACAGGCACTGCCACCGGCTCTGCCCCAGACCCTGTTGCACAGTGAAGCACGGCTTGAGGAGGGGAACAATGGAGACTTTTAAGCGGTTAAAGTCGTTTTATTGGCCCTATAAACGGGATTTTGTGTGGTCGATACTGGCTTTAGTGGTGGTCAGCGGGCTGACGGTGTTCTATCCGCTGGTGCTGAAGTTTGTCATTGACGACATTATTCAGAGCGGCCAGTGGCAGCTGGTGCCCTATGCCGCTCTGGCCTTTATCGTGCTGATGGGCATCAAAGCCTGGTTTTTGTACATTCATCAATACTATGGTGACCTGTTTGGCATTCAGGCCGTTTATGCCTTGAGAAATGCGTTGTACCGCAAGCTGCAACAGCTTCCCTTCCGCTTTTACGACAATGCCAAAACGGGTGATCTGATGTCCCGCCTGGCCCAGGATGTGGAGGTGTTTCGCTTCTTTTTGTCTTTTGGTTGTGCCCAAGTGGTCAATTTTGTACTGTTAGTAGGAACCGGTTTTGTGGTCATGCTGTTTTTGCATGTGCACCTGGCCCTGCTTACGCTGGCGCTCTTGCCCTTTTTGCTGCTGGTGGTCTACCGGTTTGACCGGCAGGTGCATCCGGCTTTCCGGGCCATCCGCTGGTCTTTGGCCCAGCTGACCACCCGGGTGCAGGAGAATGTCAGCGGCATTAATACGGTGAAAGCTTTGTCTCAAGAAGAGACTGAAATTAAACGCTTTGATGAAAAGAATGAAGATTACAGAGCACAGCATTTGCATACAGCGGATATTTGGGCCAGGTACTTTCCCTTGATGGAATTGATCGGCCACTTGTGTGTGGTGGTGTTGCTGGCCTACGGCGGCTATCTGGTCATTGAGGGGGAGTTACCCCTGGGTTCGCTGGTTGCCTTTTTCAGTCTGATCTGGTACATTGTCGGACCGCTGATGGGGATAGGGTTTATTATCAATACGTTTTCCCAGTCCAAAGCGGCTGGCGAACGTTTGCTGGAAATCCTGGATGAAGAGGTGGAGATCCGTGAAGCAGATTCTCCTCTTCAGCCCGAGCGCCTCAAGGGGCACGTCCGTTTTGAACACGTGACCCATTATTACCGGGGCGAAGAAAAACCGGCCTTGGTGGAGGTCAGTTTTGACGCCCCGCCGGGCAAAGTGATTGGCCTGTTGGGAGCCACGGGAGCTGGCAAAACGACCCTGGTGCAACTGATCTCCCGTTTTTACGAACCGCAAGAGGGACAGATTTGGATCGACCAGCAGCCTGTCAGCCGCTATGCGCTGAAGACCCTGCGTTCCCAGATCGGGGTGGTGTTCCAGGAGCCGTTTCTTTTTTCTGCTTCGATCAAAGCCAATATTGCTTACGGCAAACCGGAGGCCTCCATGGAGGAGATTGTGGCGGCAGCTAAGCGGGCGGACGCCCATGACTTTATTTCAGCTTTGCCCCAAGGGTATGACACGATTTTGGGTGAACGGGGGGCTGGGCTGTCCGGCGGCCAGAAGCAGCGGATCTCCATTGCCCGGGCCTTGTTAATCAATCCCAGTATCTTGATTCTGGATGATGCCACCAGTGCGGTGGATATGACGACGGAGCGGCGGATTCAGCGGGCCTTGCGGGAGTTGATGCAGGGGCGCACCACCTTTATCATTGCCCACCGGATTTCCTCTCTGCAGAAAGCGGATGAGATTCTGGTTCTGGACAGCGGACGGGTGGTTGAGCGGGGCACGCATCAGGAACTGATCCGGCGTCCCCACGGGATTTACCGTCACATCTATGCTCAGCAATATCAGGATTACGAACAGGTGCTGGCGGCTAAACAAAGGTAAAAGGGGGCTTATCATGACTCAGCACGACACTGAAAAAATTTCCCCCGGTTTTGACCCGCGCCGGGAGCGTTTTCATTATCCCACGGACCGTATCATGGAAAAACCGTTTGATTGGAAGATCATGGCCAGGCTGCTCCGCTATGTGCGTCCTTACGCTTTCACCCTGTTGCCTCTGGCCATTGTGGCCATGCTGGTGGGCACCCTGGTCCGCCTGGCCGTGCCGCTGTTGATTGCGACCGTGATTGATGAAACCTTGCTGGGGCGTGATCTTTATTTTCTGTGGACCTTAACGGCTGTGATTTTGGCCATGTACCTCATTTCCTGGCTGGCCAACGTGTGGCGCATACGCTGGACCAACCAGCTGGGGCAGAACGTCATCTATGATTTGCGGCGCCGGCTGTTCAGCCATATCCAGCATCTGTCCCACCGCTTTTTTGGGCAGCGTTCGGCCGGGTCGATCCTGGTACGTATCACCAATGATATCAATGCGCTGCAGGAACTGTTCACCAACGGGATCATCAACCTGTTGATGGATATCATAATGCTGACCGGGATCGTGATCATCTTGTTTGTTTTAAGTCCGGAACTGACCCTGGCCATCATGGTGGTCCTGCCGCTGATGTTTTTCCTGTCCACCGGCCTGCGCCGCCGTATCCGCCGGGCCTGGCAGCAAGTGCGCCTCAAGCAGTCCCGGTTAAATTCCCATCTCAACGAAAGCATTCAGGGCATCCGCGTCACTCAAGCTTATACGCAGGAGGAAGAGAACACGCGCTTTTTCATGCGCATGAACCGGGACAATTTGTACGGCTGGCAGGAGGCGGTCCAAAAGAGCGCCCTGTTCCGGCCGTTGGTTGAAATGTCCGGGGCCTTGGGAACGGCGATTTTGATCTGGTACGGGGTGCAGCTGATCGCCACTGAAGTGATCACCATCGGGGTGTTTGTCGCTTTTGCCTACTATCTGGGCCAGTTTTGGGAACCGATTTCCCGGCTGGGCCAGATGTATAACCAGTTGTTGGTGGCCATGGCTTCCTCGGAACGGATATTTGAATTTATGGATGAACAGCCCTCAGTGGCCGAAAAACCTGATGCCATCGAGTTGAAAGAGGTGCAGGGCGAGATTGTGCTGGAGCGGGTCTCGTTCAGCTATGATGGCAAACGGGAAGTGCTCAAGGAGATCAGCCTGAGGATTCCGGCCGGCCAGACCGTGGCTTTGGTGGGCCATACCGGTTCTGGCAAGTCCACCATTGTCAACCTGATCGCCCGCTTCTATGATCCCACCCGGGGCAGGATCTTCCTTGACGGCCATGATCTCAAGGAGGTTCAATTGGCCAGTCTACGCCGCCAGATCAGCATTGTTCTGCAGGACACGTTTATTTTTTCCGGCACGATCATGGACAACATCCGCTTCGGCCGTCCCAGCGCTTCTGATGAAGAGGTGATCGCTGCCGCCCGGGCCGTGGGCGCCGATCAGTTTATTCAGCGGCTGAAGCATGGCTACCAGACTGAAGTGGAAGAGCGGGGCAGTGTGCTCTCGGTGGGTCAGCGCCAGTTGCTCTCCTTTGCCCGGGCACTGTTGGCTGATCCTAAAATTCTGATTCTGGATGAAGCAACGGCCAGTATTGATACGGAAACGGAAGTGAAAATCCAGCAGGCATTGCGCCAGCTTTTACAAGGACGGACGGCCATCATCATCGCCCACCGGCTGTCCACCATCCGGGATGCCGACCAGATTGTTGTCTTGGAGAACGGACAGATCAAAGAACAGGGGAATC
This window of the Caldalkalibacillus thermarum genome carries:
- a CDS encoding ABC transporter ATP-binding protein, translated to METFKRLKSFYWPYKRDFVWSILALVVVSGLTVFYPLVLKFVIDDIIQSGQWQLVPYAALAFIVLMGIKAWFLYIHQYYGDLFGIQAVYALRNALYRKLQQLPFRFYDNAKTGDLMSRLAQDVEVFRFFLSFGCAQVVNFVLLVGTGFVVMLFLHVHLALLTLALLPFLLLVVYRFDRQVHPAFRAIRWSLAQLTTRVQENVSGINTVKALSQEETEIKRFDEKNEDYRAQHLHTADIWARYFPLMELIGHLCVVVLLAYGGYLVIEGELPLGSLVAFFSLIWYIVGPLMGIGFIINTFSQSKAAGERLLEILDEEVEIREADSPLQPERLKGHVRFEHVTHYYRGEEKPALVEVSFDAPPGKVIGLLGATGAGKTTLVQLISRFYEPQEGQIWIDQQPVSRYALKTLRSQIGVVFQEPFLFSASIKANIAYGKPEASMEEIVAAAKRADAHDFISALPQGYDTILGERGAGLSGGQKQRISIARALLINPSILILDDATSAVDMTTERRIQRALRELMQGRTTFIIAHRISSLQKADEILVLDSGRVVERGTHQELIRRPHGIYRHIYAQQYQDYEQVLAAKQR
- a CDS encoding ABC transporter ATP-binding protein encodes the protein MTQHDTEKISPGFDPRRERFHYPTDRIMEKPFDWKIMARLLRYVRPYAFTLLPLAIVAMLVGTLVRLAVPLLIATVIDETLLGRDLYFLWTLTAVILAMYLISWLANVWRIRWTNQLGQNVIYDLRRRLFSHIQHLSHRFFGQRSAGSILVRITNDINALQELFTNGIINLLMDIIMLTGIVIILFVLSPELTLAIMVVLPLMFFLSTGLRRRIRRAWQQVRLKQSRLNSHLNESIQGIRVTQAYTQEEENTRFFMRMNRDNLYGWQEAVQKSALFRPLVEMSGALGTAILIWYGVQLIATEVITIGVFVAFAYYLGQFWEPISRLGQMYNQLLVAMASSERIFEFMDEQPSVAEKPDAIELKEVQGEIVLERVSFSYDGKREVLKEISLRIPAGQTVALVGHTGSGKSTIVNLIARFYDPTRGRIFLDGHDLKEVQLASLRRQISIVLQDTFIFSGTIMDNIRFGRPSASDEEVIAAARAVGADQFIQRLKHGYQTEVEERGSVLSVGQRQLLSFARALLADPKILILDEATASIDTETEVKIQQALRQLLQGRTAIIIAHRLSTIRDADQIVVLENGQIKEQGNHDQLMNRRGHYYSLVRSQYEALLEA